The following nucleotide sequence is from Microbacterium imperiale.
TGGGCGAGCCGTCGAACGGGCAGGTCGAGGGCGGCTGCAACGGCAACCTGCGCGCCATCGTCCGTACCCGCGGCGTGCGGGCGCACAGCGCTCGCGCATGGATCGGCGACAACGCCATCCACCGGGCGGCGCCGATCCTCGCCCGTCTGGCGGAGCACACGCCCGAGGACGTCGAGGTCGAGGGCCTCGTGTATCGCGAGGGCCTCAACGCCGTGCGCGTATCGGGCGGCGTCGCCGGCAACGTGATCCCGGATCTGTGCGAGGTGGAGGTCAACTACCGCTTCGCGCCCAGCCGCAGCACCGACGAGGCCGTCGCCGTCGTCGAGCGCTTCTTCGACGGCTACGAGGTCGAGGTCGTCGATCTCGCCGGCGGGGCGCGCCCCGGACTCGACGCCCCCCTTGCGCGCGAGTTCGTCGCGGCGGTGGGGGCCGAGCCCCGGCCGAAGTACGGCTGGACCGACGTCGCGCGGTTCTCGGCACTCGGCGTCCCCGCGGTCAACTACGGTCCCGGCGATCCGTCGCTTGCCCACCACGACGAGGAACGTGTGCCCGTGGCGCAGATCGAGGCGGTCGAGCGCGGTCTGCGAGCGTGGCTGTCGGCTTCGTGATCGGCTGGGCATGACGACGCGGCGGCATCCCTGGCTGCGGCTCCCGGTGCCGGCGGCCATCGGACTCGTCTATCTCGCATCACGGGCCCTCACGACGCTGTTCCTGCTGATCGCCGCCGAGATCAGTGGTCCGGCGTCGCGATTCGGTGCCGACGCGACGCTGGGTTCGCTGACGATGGGCTGGGACGCACAGTGGTACTGGCTGATCGCCTTCAGCGGGTACCCCGCCGAGCTGCCCCTCGACGCCGCCGGCAACGTGGCCGAGAACGCCTGGGCGTTCATGCCCGTCTACCCGTGGATCGCCGACGCCCTCGGCGTCGTCGTCGGCGGCTACCCGGTGGCTGCCCCCGTCGTCTCGATCGTCGCCGGCTACCTCGCGTGCGTGGTGCTGTACGCGCTGCTGCGCGACCGCGTCGGACGCATCGCGGCGATGTGGGCCGTGGTGTTCTTCGCCGCAGGACCGATGGGCGCGCTGTTCCAACTCGGTTACGCCGAGGCGCTGTTCCTGCTCTGGCTCCTGCTCGCGCTTCGCGCGGTGGAGCGGCGGACGTGGTGGTGGCTGTACCTGTGGGTGCCGCTCATGGCCTTCACCCGCCCCGGCGTGCTGGCGTTCTCGCTTCTGCTGGCCCTCTATGGGATCTGGCGGTGGCTGCGGCGCCGCCGCGACGCGCTGCCCGCTCGCGACGTCGTGCACATCCTCGCGAGCGGGCTGCTCGCGGCGGTGTGTGGTTTCGCCTGGCCGGTGATCACCGGCGTGGTCACGGGCGACCCCGGCGCCTATCTGCAGACCGAGCTCGCCTGGCGTCGTTCATGGATCGGCGACCACGGGGCCTTCGTGCCGTTCGATGGATCTGTGCGTGCCGCGGCGCTCTGGTTCGAGATCTGGGGCCTCCCGGCGTGGCTCGGACCGGTCGCGCTCACGGCCGTCGTGGTGTGCACCGCGCTCGTGCTGCTGTTCGATCGTCGGGTGCGCCGGCTCGGCGTCCCGCTGCGGCTGTGGTCGGCGAGCTATCTGCTGTACCTGCTCGCGGTGTTCTTCCCGCAGTCGAGCACCTTCCGCCTGCTCGTGCCGCTGTCACCCCTGTGGGGCGCCATCGCGGTACCGCGGTCGACGGTGTGGCGGGTCGCCGTCGCGGTCGCTGG
It contains:
- the dapE gene encoding succinyl-diaminopimelate desuccinylase codes for the protein MPELDLSLPSVDLTRAVCDIPSVSDDETTLADAIFAAVSMLPHLEVVRDGDTIVARTQLGRAQRVVIAGHIDTVPINDNLPTRSVVEDGAEFIWGRGTVDMKAGVAVQLKLAAELVDPRVDITWMWYDHEEVAAELNGLTRLAAHRPELFAGDFAILGEPSNGQVEGGCNGNLRAIVRTRGVRAHSARAWIGDNAIHRAAPILARLAEHTPEDVEVEGLVYREGLNAVRVSGGVAGNVIPDLCEVEVNYRFAPSRSTDEAVAVVERFFDGYEVEVVDLAGGARPGLDAPLAREFVAAVGAEPRPKYGWTDVARFSALGVPAVNYGPGDPSLAHHDEERVPVAQIEAVERGLRAWLSAS